One part of the Pirellulales bacterium genome encodes these proteins:
- the mutS gene encoding DNA mismatch repair protein MutS: MNLSPMMQQYQQAKASCPDALLLFRMGDFYELFHEDARTAATILNLTLTSRDKGENPVPMAGFPYHQLESYLAKLIARGLRVAVCEQVEDPAAAKGIVQREVVRIVTPGTLTDDALLDPRANNYLAAVAPGKNDQLAGVAWVELSTGRFWAGQCPAAKLADELARIDPVECLWPEGLPCPFATSADPGPGKMAITTRPGWIFSLASAKEALLQQFGIHTLEGFGFGEETDQPAICAAGAVMLYLRETQKATLPQLDRLIRHQPGQTLEIDEATRRSLELTRTLRDGRREGTLLAILDRTQNPMGARLLAEWVAAPLTEVAAIEQRLNAVAELRGDPRLRDAVRADLQELKDLERLLARVATGRCTPRDVGGIAKALSLLPGVKARLSERAAPLLNELESAIQLFPELRSRLESALVDPAPLALKEGGIIQPGFSVKLDQLRDLASGGKQWIANFQAAETARTGIPSLKVGFNKVFGYFIEITNTHAQKIPANYIRKQTVKNAERYITPELKEYEERVLTAEDQAQQLEYELFCQLRDDVAGQAGLLRSTAGALAQLDALAALADLACARNYCRPRIVAEPVLEISAGRHPVVDALAAAGTYVPNDVSCGGNEGRILLITGPNMAGKSTYIRQVALMTLLAQIGSFVPAKSATIGVADRIFARVGASDELARGQSTFMVEMTETARILNTATPRSLVILDEIGRGTSTYDGVSLAWAVTEYLHDRVGCRTLFATHYHELTDLAKTLSGVKNLNVAVREWREQVVFLHQIVPGAADKSYGIHVARLAGIPPEVNNRAKEILEQLESQHLDGKPASQRRVIQGKNKRSGEWQMLLFEAPEHPVLEELRKLSVNDLTPLQALKLLEEWKGRV; encoded by the coding sequence ATGAATCTTTCCCCCATGATGCAACAGTACCAACAGGCCAAGGCGTCCTGTCCGGATGCGCTGTTGTTGTTTCGCATGGGTGATTTTTACGAGCTATTTCACGAGGACGCCCGCACCGCGGCGACCATCCTCAATCTGACGCTCACCAGCCGCGACAAAGGCGAAAATCCAGTGCCGATGGCCGGTTTTCCCTATCACCAGCTCGAAAGTTATCTGGCCAAACTGATCGCCCGGGGCCTGCGCGTGGCGGTCTGCGAACAAGTGGAAGATCCCGCCGCGGCCAAGGGAATTGTCCAACGGGAAGTCGTGCGGATCGTGACCCCCGGCACCTTGACCGATGACGCCCTGCTCGACCCGCGGGCCAATAATTATTTAGCCGCGGTCGCACCCGGAAAAAACGACCAACTTGCCGGCGTGGCCTGGGTCGAACTTTCGACCGGGCGCTTTTGGGCGGGACAATGCCCGGCGGCAAAACTGGCGGACGAGCTCGCGCGAATTGATCCCGTCGAATGCCTCTGGCCGGAAGGACTGCCGTGCCCTTTTGCGACGAGTGCCGACCCCGGCCCGGGAAAAATGGCAATCACCACCCGACCAGGCTGGATTTTTAGTTTGGCATCCGCCAAAGAAGCGTTATTGCAGCAATTTGGCATTCATACACTGGAGGGATTTGGCTTTGGGGAAGAAACCGACCAGCCAGCGATTTGCGCGGCGGGGGCGGTCATGTTGTATTTGCGCGAAACCCAAAAAGCCACGCTTCCCCAACTGGATCGGCTGATCCGTCATCAACCGGGCCAAACGCTGGAAATTGACGAAGCCACTCGCCGTTCGCTGGAATTAACCCGCACCTTGCGCGATGGCCGCCGCGAAGGGACCCTGTTGGCGATTCTGGACCGGACACAAAACCCCATGGGAGCGCGGTTATTGGCGGAATGGGTGGCCGCCCCCCTGACCGAGGTGGCCGCGATCGAGCAGCGGCTGAATGCCGTGGCCGAATTGCGGGGGGACCCGCGTTTGCGCGATGCGGTCCGGGCCGACCTGCAAGAGCTAAAGGACCTGGAACGGCTTTTAGCCCGAGTGGCCACGGGACGCTGCACTCCGCGTGATGTGGGTGGAATAGCCAAGGCGTTATCGCTATTACCGGGTGTGAAAGCCCGCTTGTCAGAACGGGCCGCCCCCCTTCTCAATGAACTAGAGTCGGCGATTCAGCTTTTTCCCGAATTACGGTCTCGACTGGAATCAGCCTTGGTCGATCCCGCCCCCCTCGCGCTGAAGGAAGGGGGCATTATTCAGCCGGGATTCTCGGTCAAGCTGGACCAATTACGCGATCTGGCCAGCGGCGGCAAACAATGGATCGCCAACTTTCAAGCGGCGGAAACAGCCCGCACGGGCATCCCCAGCCTCAAAGTCGGCTTCAATAAAGTCTTTGGCTATTTCATTGAAATCACTAACACCCACGCGCAAAAAATTCCGGCCAATTACATTCGCAAACAAACCGTCAAAAACGCCGAGCGTTACATTACGCCGGAATTAAAGGAATACGAGGAACGGGTCTTAACGGCCGAAGACCAGGCCCAGCAGTTGGAATATGAGCTTTTTTGCCAGTTGCGGGACGACGTCGCGGGACAGGCCGGGCTACTGCGGAGCACGGCGGGCGCGCTGGCGCAATTGGACGCGCTGGCGGCACTGGCCGACCTGGCCTGCGCGCGGAATTATTGCCGACCGCGGATCGTGGCCGAGCCGGTATTAGAGATTTCGGCCGGGCGACACCCGGTGGTGGATGCCCTGGCCGCGGCGGGAACGTATGTCCCCAACGATGTCTCTTGCGGCGGGAATGAGGGGCGGATTTTATTGATCACTGGCCCCAACATGGCGGGTAAAAGCACGTACATTCGCCAAGTGGCGCTCATGACGCTTTTAGCGCAAATTGGCAGCTTTGTTCCGGCAAAAAGCGCCACCATTGGCGTGGCGGATCGGATTTTTGCCCGCGTCGGCGCCAGCGACGAACTGGCCCGCGGTCAAAGCACCTTTATGGTCGAAATGACCGAAACGGCCAGAATCCTCAACACCGCCACGCCTCGCAGCCTGGTCATTCTGGACGAAATTGGCCGCGGCACCAGTACGTATGACGGCGTGTCCTTGGCCTGGGCGGTGACCGAATACCTGCATGACCGGGTGGGCTGCCGGACGCTATTTGCCACGCATTACCATGAATTGACCGATCTGGCCAAGACGCTTTCTGGCGTAAAAAACCTCAACGTGGCCGTGCGGGAATGGCGGGAACAGGTGGTGTTTTTGCACCAGATCGTCCCCGGCGCTGCGGACAAAAGCTATGGCATTCATGTGGCGCGGTTGGCGGGGATCCCGCCGGAAGTCAACAACCGCGCCAAGGAAATTCTAGAGCAACTAGAGTCGCAGCATTTGGATGGCAAACCCGCCAGCCAACGCCGCGTCATCCAGGGAAAAAACAAACGAAGCGGGGAATGGCAAATGCTGCTGTTTGAAGCGCCGGAGCATCCCGTCCTGGAGGAACTACGAAAATTGAGTGTTAACGACTTAACACCGCTCCAAGCACTGAAGCTGCTGGAGGAGTGGAAGGGACGGGTTTAG
- a CDS encoding 3-isopropylmalate dehydrogenase, translating to MSKNSLKIAVIPGDGTGPEVTAEALKVLAAIAKLENFSYETTTFDWGGERYLRTKETLPAGGADVLRKFDAIYLGAVGHPDVAPGILEKGLLLELRFQLDQYINLRPVKLFPGVETPLRDKGPADIDFVVVRENTEDLYAGIGGWLKKHTPDEVAQQTAIYTRKGCERCIRWAFEYTRKRNNPKGKMLTLVAKTNVLTYGHDLWWRTFQDVAREYPDVKADYNHVDACCMWMVKSPEYYDVIVTTNMFGDIITDLGAMIQGGLGVAAGGNLNPDPGGVSMYEPMGGSAPKYTGQKVINPIAAINAMGMLLEHSGQPRAGQRILDAVMKVTGTKMKSQAAGKMGHSTPEVGDLVVAEL from the coding sequence ATGAGCAAAAACTCCCTGAAAATTGCGGTCATTCCTGGCGACGGCACCGGCCCCGAAGTCACCGCCGAAGCCCTGAAGGTATTGGCCGCCATTGCCAAATTAGAAAATTTTTCCTACGAAACGACCACGTTTGACTGGGGGGGAGAACGCTACCTGCGGACCAAGGAAACCTTGCCCGCCGGGGGGGCGGACGTCCTGCGTAAATTTGACGCGATTTACCTGGGGGCGGTGGGGCATCCCGACGTGGCACCGGGCATCCTGGAAAAAGGGTTGCTGCTGGAACTGCGTTTTCAGCTTGACCAGTACATCAATCTGCGGCCGGTCAAGCTCTTTCCGGGGGTAGAAACCCCGCTGCGGGACAAAGGTCCCGCCGATATCGACTTTGTCGTCGTGCGCGAAAACACCGAAGACCTGTACGCCGGTATCGGCGGTTGGCTCAAAAAACACACCCCCGACGAAGTCGCCCAACAAACCGCCATTTACACCCGCAAAGGGTGCGAACGCTGCATCCGCTGGGCCTTTGAATACACCCGCAAACGGAACAACCCCAAGGGCAAAATGTTAACCCTGGTCGCCAAGACTAACGTCCTGACCTATGGGCATGACCTATGGTGGCGGACTTTTCAGGATGTCGCCCGCGAATACCCCGATGTCAAGGCTGACTACAACCACGTCGACGCCTGCTGCATGTGGATGGTCAAGTCACCCGAATATTATGATGTGATCGTCACCACCAACATGTTTGGAGATATCATCACCGACCTGGGGGCGATGATCCAGGGGGGCCTGGGCGTGGCGGCGGGGGGAAACCTCAACCCCGACCCCGGCGGTGTCAGCATGTACGAACCAATGGGTGGCAGCGCCCCCAAGTACACCGGCCAAAAAGTGATTAACCCCATCGCCGCGATCAATGCCATGGGCATGCTGCTAGAACATAGCGGCCAACCCCGCGCGGGCCAGCGGATCCTGGACGCCGTGATGAAAGTCACCGGCACCAAGATGAAAAGCCAAGCCGCCGGCAAAATGGGACACTCCACGCCCGAGGTGGGGGACCTGGTCGTGGCGGAACTATAA
- a CDS encoding SPFH domain-containing protein: MPTTHFFAQTALWAQFQSGGLYFWLAVTGILAAIIFFGFVLLLISRFKRCPSNRVLVIYGRTGAGNVSRPIHGGAAFVWPLIQDYAYLSLEPIQIEIPLRGALSIENIRVNVPSVFTVAIGTTLEVMNNAAIRLLGLNTAQIKKQAEEIIFGQLRQVIASMKIEDINRDRETFQQHIQSSLEPELKKVGLVLINVNITDITDESGYIDAIGQKAASQAIQQARGDVAEQERIGESRVAEADRDKLIQVANANKLREIGTREAAREQAVRVATLEREQKVAEQQAAFERDTAVKLAEQDMRVRIAEANAKAVDGENIAQAVIAASQADLMVKKADAYKIGETRKREAEAAVLEVQNRAMAKAALAEAERVEAERRAEVEAPAKADKARAIVEAEAAAERRRIEAEGEAKAIYAKLEAEARGQYEIMAKKAAGLREIVSACGGAQPAFQLLLLEHFDNLVDASAKAISNIKFDKVIVWENGGENGKSQTTNFLQNMARSLPPMMQVLRDIGGVELPESFLKVAGGGASSTPEPITPTPFETNGTVK; the protein is encoded by the coding sequence ATGCCTACGACACATTTTTTTGCACAGACGGCACTCTGGGCGCAATTCCAATCCGGCGGCCTTTATTTTTGGTTGGCCGTCACTGGAATCTTGGCCGCAATTATTTTCTTTGGTTTTGTCCTGCTGTTGATCTCGCGCTTTAAGCGGTGCCCCAGCAACCGCGTGCTGGTGATTTATGGTAGGACCGGCGCCGGGAATGTGTCACGCCCCATTCACGGCGGTGCGGCGTTTGTGTGGCCCTTGATCCAGGATTACGCGTACCTGAGTTTAGAGCCGATTCAAATCGAAATTCCCTTGCGTGGCGCGCTGTCCATCGAAAATATTCGCGTCAATGTCCCCAGCGTTTTTACGGTGGCCATTGGCACGACACTAGAAGTAATGAACAACGCCGCAATTCGCCTGCTGGGCCTGAACACCGCGCAGATCAAAAAACAGGCGGAGGAAATCATCTTTGGCCAGTTGCGACAAGTCATCGCCAGCATGAAGATTGAGGATATCAACCGCGACCGGGAGACATTTCAGCAGCACATTCAAAGCTCGTTGGAGCCGGAACTAAAAAAAGTCGGGTTGGTCCTGATTAACGTCAATATCACGGACATCACCGATGAAAGCGGCTACATCGACGCGATCGGCCAAAAGGCGGCCAGCCAGGCGATTCAACAAGCCCGCGGCGACGTGGCCGAGCAAGAACGGATCGGCGAAAGCCGCGTGGCCGAAGCTGACCGCGATAAACTGATCCAAGTCGCCAACGCCAATAAACTGCGCGAGATCGGCACGCGCGAGGCTGCCCGCGAACAGGCGGTCCGCGTGGCGACCCTGGAACGGGAGCAAAAAGTTGCCGAACAGCAGGCCGCGTTTGAGCGGGACACCGCCGTCAAACTGGCCGAACAAGACATGCGGGTGCGCATCGCCGAGGCCAACGCCAAGGCGGTCGATGGCGAAAACATCGCCCAAGCGGTGATCGCGGCTTCGCAGGCGGATTTGATGGTGAAAAAAGCGGACGCCTATAAAATTGGCGAGACGCGCAAACGGGAAGCGGAAGCGGCGGTGTTGGAGGTGCAAAACAGGGCCATGGCCAAAGCCGCGCTGGCCGAGGCCGAACGGGTCGAGGCGGAACGTCGCGCCGAGGTCGAAGCCCCCGCCAAAGCTGACAAAGCCCGGGCCATCGTCGAAGCGGAAGCCGCGGCCGAACGCCGCCGGATCGAGGCCGAAGGGGAAGCCAAGGCCATTTACGCCAAACTAGAGGCCGAGGCCCGCGGACAATACGAAATCATGGCAAAAAAAGCGGCGGGCTTGCGGGAAATTGTCAGCGCGTGCGGCGGGGCTCAACCGGCGTTTCAACTGCTGCTGCTGGAGCATTTTGACAATCTGGTCGATGCCAGCGCTAAAGCCATCAGCAACATCAAGTTTGACAAAGTCATTGTCTGGGAAAACGGCGGCGAGAATGGTAAAAGCCAAACAACCAACTTTTTACAAAACATGGCCCGCAGCTTGCCGCCCATGATGCAAGTCCTGCGTGATATTGGCGGCGTGGAACTGCCGGAGTCGTTTCTGAAGGTGGCTGGCGGCGGTGCATCCTCCACGCCGGAACCAATCACGCCGACTCCGTTTGAAACCAACGGCACGGTGAAGTGA
- the fliG gene encoding flagellar motor switch protein FliG, with the protein MANSIRKAAILLMSLPQDDAGKIMSKFTPKEVEAVSIEIARLGAVSSDEQDNAINEFANNSTSSIAGSGGLDLAKSLVEKALGKNATSTLDNVRQSIEAVPFGFLKNVDSQNLLTFITDEHPQTIALIVSHLSPQQSADIVAGLPSERQLAVVRRIATMGQTNPEIINEVEKGLEYRISGVMSQSFEKAGGVQTVAEILNVIDRATERSLLENLAQENPDLVEEIRRLMFVFDDINKFNNKDIQTVLKNVETSQWAMALKGASESLKEKILGNLSTRAADTLREEMEYLGPVKLSAVEQVQQQIVDVIRRLQDSGELVIQSSEEEEQMIV; encoded by the coding sequence ATGGCCAATTCCATCCGGAAAGCCGCGATCTTGCTAATGTCGCTCCCCCAGGACGACGCGGGCAAAATCATGTCAAAATTTACGCCCAAAGAGGTGGAAGCGGTTTCGATCGAAATCGCACGGCTGGGGGCGGTAAGCAGCGACGAACAAGACAACGCGATCAATGAATTTGCCAATAATAGCACCAGTTCGATCGCCGGTTCGGGGGGCCTGGATTTAGCTAAGTCGCTGGTGGAAAAGGCTTTGGGAAAAAACGCCACCAGCACGCTGGATAATGTCCGCCAATCGATCGAGGCGGTCCCCTTTGGCTTTTTGAAAAATGTCGATAGCCAAAATCTGCTCACCTTTATCACCGATGAGCACCCGCAAACCATCGCCCTGATTGTCTCGCACCTGTCTCCCCAACAATCCGCCGATATCGTGGCCGGATTGCCCAGCGAACGCCAGTTGGCGGTGGTGCGGCGGATCGCGACCATGGGCCAGACAAATCCCGAAATCATCAATGAAGTGGAAAAGGGATTGGAATATCGCATTTCCGGCGTGATGAGCCAGAGCTTTGAAAAGGCGGGAGGCGTGCAGACCGTGGCGGAGATTTTGAACGTCATCGACCGCGCTACCGAACGCAGCTTGTTGGAAAATCTGGCGCAAGAAAACCCCGATTTAGTCGAGGAAATTCGCCGCCTGATGTTTGTCTTTGACGATATCAACAAGTTTAACAATAAAGACATCCAAACCGTCCTCAAGAACGTCGAAACCAGCCAATGGGCGATGGCCCTCAAAGGGGCAAGCGAATCGCTCAAGGAAAAAATCCTGGGCAATTTGTCCACGAGAGCCGCGGATACCTTACGCGAGGAAATGGAATATTTGGGTCCGGTCAAGCTCTCCGCCGTGGAGCAGGTGCAGCAACAAATTGTCGATGTGATCCGTCGTTTGCAGGATTCCGGCGAGTTGGTCATTCAAAGCAGCGAAGAAGAAGAACAAATGATCGTCTAA
- a CDS encoding glycoside hydrolase family 97 protein produces the protein MQRMHSLFIVLFLLVFLAQPVPAFSQRSSTAQSPDRKIAASLAVDAQGRPLLRVQFQDRHVAGAHFGLRFADGVVLGQNSQITGVLANKHSEDYTIPVGKTSRARDEHQELVVDLQELPPADATRENSKTTPLRWQIAIRVFNDGVAFRYVVPRQKGFQKFVLLDEETSFTFPRNATGWILPLDSYTTSYEKHYLVQPLTTITAKNLVGLPLLMHLPGSTTQPHAWVAMTEANLHDYAGMYLAGMNDEEKSNTTEKGSPDLRLQSKLSPLPQREDQAKVIGTGTFASPWRVLMIAADPGKLLESNIIFHLNPPSKIADPGWIKPGKTTFPWWNGYVLEGVDFKAGLNTATHKHYIDFCAQQGIPYHSLDGTDTAWYGGPIVPTGPTDVTKSVPEIDLPELLRYAQEKGVRLRLWMHWRALKPQIDIALPLYEKWGIEGIMVDFMDRDDQEMVAFYHEMAEKCAKHHLTLTLHGAYKPTGLERTWPNVLNYEGALNQEYDKWEPEGVTPRHNLDIAFVRMLAGPLDYHQGAMRQTTASEFKPQNEHPRVLGTRAHQLAMFVVFQDHLPMLVDFPAAYRDQPGLKFLVDVPTTWDETRVLRADVTAPPTGQLLIIARRKGADWYIGGMCDQPVELELPLDFLAANSEAENSAVTNRTQLYTADLYTDVTAEQPTEVQVTQTTVTPAEKLNLKLVAGGGVAAKLTPQKP, from the coding sequence ATGCAACGCATGCATTCCCTCTTCATTGTGTTATTCCTCTTGGTATTTTTGGCCCAACCCGTCCCGGCCTTCAGCCAACGCTCCTCCACCGCGCAGTCTCCCGACCGAAAAATTGCCGCCTCGCTGGCTGTGGACGCCCAGGGACGGCCCTTGCTGCGGGTTCAATTTCAGGACCGGCACGTGGCCGGGGCGCACTTTGGCCTACGGTTCGCCGATGGCGTCGTCTTGGGTCAAAACAGCCAAATCACCGGAGTCTTGGCCAATAAACACTCAGAGGATTACACCATTCCCGTGGGAAAGACTTCCCGTGCCCGTGATGAACATCAAGAACTGGTGGTGGATTTACAAGAGTTGCCCCCGGCGGATGCCACCCGGGAAAATAGCAAAACCACCCCCCTACGCTGGCAAATCGCGATCCGCGTGTTTAATGATGGCGTGGCGTTCCGCTATGTGGTGCCACGGCAAAAGGGATTTCAAAAATTTGTCCTGCTTGATGAGGAGACGTCTTTCACATTTCCCCGAAACGCGACTGGTTGGATTCTGCCGCTCGATAGTTACACCACGTCATACGAAAAACACTACCTGGTCCAGCCGTTAACAACCATCACCGCCAAGAACCTGGTCGGCTTGCCGTTGCTGATGCATCTTCCCGGGTCCACCACCCAGCCCCATGCCTGGGTGGCCATGACCGAGGCCAACTTGCACGATTACGCCGGGATGTACTTGGCGGGAATGAATGACGAGGAAAAGTCCAATACTACCGAAAAAGGAAGCCCCGACCTGCGCTTGCAGAGCAAACTTTCTCCCCTGCCGCAGCGGGAAGACCAAGCCAAAGTCATCGGCACGGGGACGTTTGCTTCTCCCTGGCGGGTCCTTATGATCGCCGCCGATCCCGGCAAGTTGCTGGAATCGAATATCATCTTTCACCTCAATCCACCATCCAAAATTGCCGATCCTGGCTGGATCAAACCCGGCAAAACGACTTTTCCCTGGTGGAACGGTTATGTGCTGGAGGGGGTCGATTTTAAAGCGGGGCTGAACACCGCCACGCACAAACATTACATCGACTTTTGCGCCCAGCAGGGGATTCCCTATCACTCGCTGGACGGGACCGACACCGCTTGGTATGGCGGACCGATCGTCCCCACCGGACCGACGGATGTCACCAAATCCGTCCCGGAAATCGACCTGCCGGAACTGTTGCGCTATGCCCAGGAAAAAGGGGTGCGTCTGCGACTATGGATGCACTGGCGGGCGTTAAAGCCGCAAATCGATATCGCCCTACCCTTGTATGAAAAGTGGGGGATCGAAGGGATCATGGTCGATTTTATGGACCGCGACGATCAGGAAATGGTGGCGTTTTATCACGAAATGGCCGAAAAATGCGCTAAACACCACCTGACGCTCACCCTGCACGGGGCCTACAAGCCCACGGGCCTGGAACGGACCTGGCCGAATGTCCTCAACTACGAAGGGGCTCTCAACCAGGAATACGACAAGTGGGAACCAGAGGGGGTCACGCCGCGGCATAACCTGGACATCGCGTTTGTGCGGATGTTGGCCGGACCGCTCGATTACCACCAGGGGGCGATGCGACAAACTACGGCAAGCGAGTTTAAACCGCAAAACGAACATCCCCGCGTGCTAGGAACCCGTGCCCATCAGTTGGCGATGTTTGTGGTGTTTCAGGACCATCTGCCAATGCTGGTGGACTTTCCCGCGGCCTACCGCGATCAACCGGGGCTAAAATTTTTGGTCGACGTCCCCACCACCTGGGACGAGACACGCGTCCTGCGCGCCGACGTTACCGCGCCGCCAACTGGCCAGTTGCTGATCATCGCCCGGCGGAAAGGGGCGGATTGGTATATCGGCGGGATGTGCGACCAACCAGTGGAGTTGGAACTGCCGCTGGATTTCTTAGCGGCAAACAGTGAAGCTGAAAATTCGGCGGTAACGAACCGAACGCAACTTTATACCGCGGACCTATACACCGATGTCACGGCGGAGCAACCGACCGAGGTGCAGGTAACACAAACAACCGTGACGCCTGCCGAGAAGCTCAACCTTAAACTGGTCGCGGGGGGCGGTGTGGCGGCAAAGTTGACCCCGCAAAAGCCGTAG
- a CDS encoding iron-containing alcohol dehydrogenase: protein MTPFDLQVRTRIVFGPGVIQQVGELAQKLGAKRVLVVSDPGICQAGHTAKAINSLQGAGLTTEIFSGVGENPTTEHVAAGLAVARDFQPDLLIGMGGGSSMDCAKGINFLFTNGGEIRDYWGIGKAREWLLPMIGIPTTAGTGSEAQSFALISTPDTHVKMACGDKKAAFRIAILDPELTLTQPPRVTALTGIDALSHAVESYVTKSRNPASMMFAREAWRLLAGNLHQVLLRPDDLQARGAMQLGACLAGLAIENSMLGGAHSLANPLTARYDVVHGQAVAVVLPAVIRYNGREFDPLYHDLLAAAAGLPEMPPASSGSAGLAEFVHSRIGLAGLKDRLRDLDVNPAELPRLAEQAAEQWTAAHNPRPLTKEDCLALYQEVW from the coding sequence ATGACACCGTTTGATTTGCAGGTTCGCACGCGCATCGTCTTTGGACCCGGAGTGATACAGCAAGTTGGCGAGTTAGCGCAAAAGCTAGGAGCCAAACGGGTGTTGGTGGTCAGCGATCCGGGAATTTGCCAGGCTGGCCACACGGCCAAGGCAATCAATTCATTACAAGGGGCAGGGCTAACTACCGAGATCTTTTCCGGCGTTGGCGAAAATCCCACGACCGAGCATGTCGCCGCGGGGTTAGCGGTGGCCCGTGACTTTCAACCCGATTTGCTCATCGGCATGGGCGGGGGAAGCTCGATGGATTGCGCCAAGGGGATCAATTTTTTATTTACGAATGGGGGCGAAATCCGCGATTACTGGGGAATTGGCAAGGCCCGCGAATGGCTGCTCCCCATGATCGGCATCCCCACGACCGCGGGGACCGGCAGCGAAGCGCAGTCCTTTGCCCTGATTAGCACGCCCGACACCCACGTGAAAATGGCCTGCGGCGACAAGAAAGCGGCGTTTCGGATTGCGATATTAGATCCAGAACTGACATTGACGCAGCCACCGCGGGTGACGGCGCTCACCGGGATCGACGCCCTTTCACACGCGGTGGAAAGCTACGTCACTAAGTCGCGTAATCCCGCGTCGATGATGTTTGCCCGCGAGGCATGGCGGTTGTTGGCGGGAAATCTACATCAAGTACTGCTGCGGCCGGACGATTTGCAGGCGCGCGGGGCCATGCAGCTTGGCGCTTGCTTGGCGGGGTTGGCCATCGAAAACAGCATGCTGGGCGGAGCGCATTCCCTGGCAAATCCGCTTACCGCGCGATATGACGTGGTCCACGGTCAAGCTGTCGCGGTCGTTCTGCCCGCCGTTATTCGCTACAACGGACGAGAATTTGACCCCTTATATCATGATCTATTGGCTGCGGCCGCGGGTTTGCCCGAAATGCCCCCTGCTAGTTCTGGTAGCGCTGGCCTAGCGGAGTTTGTCCATTCGCGGATCGGATTGGCGGGGTTAAAGGATCGGTTGCGCGACTTGGATGTCAATCCAGCCGAATTGCCCCGATTGGCCGAACAAGCGGCGGAGCAGTGGACCGCCGCCCATAATCCGCGCCCCTTGACGAAGGAGGATTGTTTGGCCCTTTATCAGGAGGTGTGGTAA